One Pseudomonas lalucatii genomic window carries:
- a CDS encoding amidase, whose amino-acid sequence MIEVTEVSIAELRAALESGQTTAVELVQAYLARIAAYDGPDTPTALNAVVVPNPDALEEAQACDARRARGETLGPLDGIPYTAKDSYLVKGLTAASGSPAFAKLVAYRDAFTVERLRAAGAICLGKTNMPPMANGGMQRGVYGRAESPYNADYLTAPFASGSSNGAGTATAASFAAFGLAEETWSSGRGPASNNGLCAYTPSRGVISVRGNWPLTPTMDVVVPFARTMADLLEVLEVVVAEDPDTRGDLWRMQPWVPIPGVAEVRPAAYAELAATSEALKGKRFGVPRMYINADSDAGTAESPGIGGPTGQRIHTRPSVIELWQAARQALEAAGAEVLEVDFPLVSNCEGDRPGAPTVFNRGLVSKEFLHHELWDLTAWAFDDFLQANGDPNLNRLIDVDGPQIFPHDPGTLPNREGDLAAGMDEYVRMAERGITPWDQIATLPDGLRGLEKTRRIDLEDWMAHLCLDAVLFPTVADVGPANADVDPQSADIAWSNGVWVANGNLAIRHLGVPTVTVPMGVMADIGMPVGLTFAGRAYDDSALLRFASAFESLGSKRQIPPRTPPLVSGRR is encoded by the coding sequence ATGATCGAGGTCACCGAGGTATCCATTGCCGAACTGCGTGCGGCGCTCGAATCCGGCCAGACGACGGCGGTCGAGCTGGTCCAGGCCTATCTCGCCCGAATCGCTGCCTACGACGGCCCGGACACGCCCACCGCCCTAAACGCCGTCGTGGTGCCCAATCCCGATGCCCTCGAGGAGGCACAGGCTTGCGATGCGCGCCGGGCCAGAGGCGAGACCCTGGGGCCGCTCGATGGCATCCCCTATACGGCCAAGGACAGCTACCTGGTCAAGGGCCTCACGGCCGCTTCCGGCAGCCCCGCGTTCGCCAAGCTGGTTGCCTATCGCGATGCCTTCACCGTCGAACGCCTGCGCGCGGCCGGCGCGATCTGCCTGGGCAAGACCAATATGCCGCCCATGGCCAACGGCGGCATGCAGCGCGGCGTATACGGCCGGGCGGAGAGCCCGTACAACGCCGACTACCTCACCGCCCCCTTCGCCTCGGGCTCCTCCAATGGCGCAGGCACGGCCACCGCCGCCAGTTTCGCCGCATTCGGCCTGGCTGAGGAAACCTGGTCGAGCGGCCGCGGCCCGGCCTCGAACAATGGCCTGTGCGCCTATACGCCGTCGCGCGGAGTGATCTCGGTGCGCGGCAACTGGCCGCTGACCCCGACCATGGACGTCGTCGTGCCCTTCGCCAGGACCATGGCGGACCTGCTCGAGGTGCTCGAGGTGGTGGTGGCGGAAGACCCCGACACACGGGGCGACCTGTGGCGCATGCAGCCCTGGGTGCCCATTCCCGGCGTGGCCGAGGTGCGGCCCGCCGCCTATGCCGAACTTGCCGCGACTTCCGAAGCACTCAAGGGCAAGCGCTTCGGCGTGCCGCGCATGTACATCAACGCCGACTCCGACGCGGGCACGGCCGAGTCGCCGGGCATCGGCGGCCCGACGGGCCAGCGCATCCACACCCGCCCCTCGGTGATCGAGCTGTGGCAGGCCGCCCGTCAGGCACTCGAGGCCGCCGGCGCCGAAGTGCTCGAAGTCGATTTCCCGCTGGTCTCCAACTGCGAGGGCGATCGCCCCGGTGCGCCGACCGTGTTCAACCGCGGCCTGGTATCCAAGGAGTTCCTCCATCACGAGCTGTGGGACCTGACGGCCTGGGCCTTCGACGATTTTCTTCAGGCCAACGGCGATCCCAATCTGAATCGCCTGATCGACGTCGACGGACCGCAGATCTTCCCCCATGACCCGGGAACCCTGCCCAATCGCGAGGGCGACCTGGCCGCAGGCATGGACGAGTACGTGCGCATGGCCGAGCGCGGCATCACCCCCTGGGACCAGATCGCCACGCTGCCCGACGGCCTGCGCGGGCTTGAGAAGACCCGCCGCATCGACCTCGAGGACTGGATGGCGCATCTGTGCCTGGATGCGGTGCTCTTCCCGACCGTCGCCGACGTCGGCCCGGCGAACGCCGATGTCGATCCGCAGTCCGCCGACATCGCCTGGAGCAACGGCGTCTGGGTCGCCAACGGCAACCTCGCCATCCGCCACCTGGGGGTGCCGACGGTGACCGTGCCGATGGGCGTCATGGCGGATATCGGCATGCCCGTCGGGCTGACCTTCGCCGGTCGCGCCTATGACGATTCGGCGCTGCTGCGCTTCGCCTCGGCCTTCGAGTCGCTCGGCAGCAAGCGCCAGATCCCGCCGCGCACCCCGCCCCTGGTCAGTGGCCGGCGATAG
- a CDS encoding aconitase X swivel domain-containing protein: MSMKASVLNPGCVSGELLVLDEPLSFWGGYDPQTGTIIDQQHPQVGIKVTGKVLVMPGTRGSSGTPGVLGESLRLGTGPIGLILGKPDVNVMAAALVVSELYNMPVPVLVLAKDGYAGLRNGQMVRLESDGEVLLQQ; encoded by the coding sequence ATGTCAATGAAAGCCAGTGTGCTGAATCCAGGCTGTGTCAGTGGGGAGCTGTTGGTGCTGGATGAGCCCCTGAGCTTCTGGGGCGGTTATGATCCGCAGACCGGCACAATCATCGATCAGCAGCATCCTCAGGTGGGGATCAAGGTGACTGGCAAGGTGCTGGTGATGCCAGGAACACGCGGTTCGTCGGGCACTCCAGGCGTACTGGGCGAATCCCTGCGCCTGGGCACTGGCCCGATCGGCCTGATTCTCGGTAAGCCGGATGTCAACGTGATGGCGGCCGCCCTGGTGGTTTCCGAGCTGTATAACATGCCGGTGCCCGTGCTTGTCCTGGCGAAGGATGGTTACGCGGGCCTTCGCAATGGGCAGATGGTCAGGCTAGAGAGTGATGGCGAAGTGCTGCTGCAGCAGTGA
- a CDS encoding SDR family oxidoreductase, giving the protein MQISLEGKRVFITAGGAGMGRATALAMHKLGAQVFTCDVDEQALSTLPDGITTFVSDVSDPDAVDAMFDAILPGGLDILVNNAGIGGPTKPVEDVTNEEWRACMSVCIDSQFYCARRAVPTFRKQQHGVIINLVSAAGILGFPNRSPYVAAKWAVTGFTKTLAMELGQDNIRVNGIVPGNVNGERMERVIKAHAEAEGLDPEEVRRLYGIGVSMQCYVDPEEIADMICFLCSDYAKHVSGQIVGVDGNTETLYPRQ; this is encoded by the coding sequence ATGCAGATTTCTCTGGAAGGCAAGCGCGTCTTCATCACCGCTGGCGGTGCCGGCATGGGCCGCGCCACTGCCCTGGCCATGCACAAGCTTGGCGCCCAGGTGTTCACCTGTGACGTGGATGAGCAGGCGCTTTCTACGCTGCCGGACGGTATCACCACCTTCGTCTCCGACGTTTCCGATCCAGATGCGGTCGATGCGATGTTCGATGCGATCCTCCCGGGCGGTCTCGACATCCTGGTCAACAACGCCGGCATTGGCGGGCCGACCAAGCCGGTCGAGGATGTCACCAACGAAGAGTGGCGGGCCTGCATGAGCGTGTGCATCGACTCGCAGTTCTACTGTGCGCGTCGTGCCGTGCCGACCTTCCGCAAGCAGCAACACGGCGTGATCATCAACCTGGTATCGGCGGCTGGCATCCTCGGTTTCCCCAATCGCAGCCCCTATGTGGCGGCGAAATGGGCAGTCACCGGGTTCACCAAGACCCTGGCCATGGAGCTGGGCCAGGACAATATCCGGGTCAATGGCATCGTCCCGGGCAACGTCAATGGCGAGCGCATGGAGCGGGTGATCAAGGCCCATGCCGAGGCCGAGGGTCTGGATCCCGAGGAAGTGCGCCGGCTCTACGGCATCGGCGTGTCCATGCAGTGCTACGTCGACCCGGAGGAGATCGCCGACATGATCTGCTTCCTCTGTTCCGACTACGCCAAGCATGTCTCGGGGCAGATCGTCGGGGTGGACGGAAACACCGAGACCCTGTACCCGCGGCAGTAA
- a CDS encoding class II aldolase/adducin family protein, translated as MAEFEGATSAKPRFTQDEWNVRVDLAAMHRLANVYGYDDIVWNHITARVPGTDHHFLMNHFGLHNTEITASNLIKIDEHGNVLDGPPEVNTAGFVIHRGIHLSIPNAKFVFHSHAPAGLAATAIRDVVHLVQDSSMLYGKIGYHDWEGLSVDTDESLRIADNLGNNKCLIMRNHGFLTVGETAGEAFMNMHYLVRACANMLQVCATGLPLAETDPKMWEKAAQQYAAFVPGKYEWPALLRQIDRIDPSYKY; from the coding sequence ATGGCAGAGTTTGAAGGGGCCACTTCGGCCAAGCCGCGCTTCACCCAGGACGAGTGGAATGTACGAGTCGACCTGGCAGCGATGCATCGCCTGGCCAATGTCTACGGCTACGATGACATTGTCTGGAACCACATCACCGCGCGGGTTCCGGGCACCGATCACCACTTCCTGATGAATCATTTCGGCCTGCACAACACCGAGATCACCGCCTCCAACCTGATCAAGATCGACGAGCACGGCAACGTGCTGGACGGTCCGCCCGAAGTGAATACCGCCGGCTTCGTCATCCATCGCGGCATCCACCTGAGCATTCCGAACGCCAAGTTCGTGTTCCACTCCCATGCGCCGGCCGGCCTGGCCGCCACCGCGATCCGCGACGTGGTGCACCTGGTGCAGGACTCCTCGATGCTCTACGGCAAGATCGGCTACCACGACTGGGAAGGCCTGTCGGTGGACACCGACGAGAGCCTGCGCATCGCCGACAACCTGGGCAACAACAAGTGCCTGATCATGCGCAACCACGGCTTCCTGACGGTGGGTGAAACCGCTGGTGAGGCCTTCATGAACATGCACTACCTGGTGCGTGCCTGCGCCAACATGCTGCAGGTGTGCGCCACCGGCCTGCCGCTGGCCGAAACCGATCCGAAGATGTGGGAGAAGGCCGCCCAGCAGTACGCCGCCTTCGTGCCGGGCAAGTACGAGTGGCCGGCCCTGCTGCGCCAGATCGATCGCATCGACCCGTCCTACAAGTACTGA
- a CDS encoding MFS transporter yields the protein MRTVVKTTGALLLSMGLLMLGNGLQGSLIGLRASLEGFSTQIAGLLMSGYFLGFLAGSTLTSRIVAQVGHIRVFAALASLASSMVLLHPVFIDPWLWFGMRLVSGFCIAGLFIVAESWLNDSASNATRGQLLSLYMVITTGAMACGQLLLNLADPASYELFILISVLVSLALLPILLSVTPAPSFAAPEHMSLLRLYRSSPLGIVGCMGTGMSIGAMFGMGVIYAQQSGLPLSQIALFMGLVFVGGVVLQWPIGRFSDRLDRRRVIFVVTALAALNALLAVAIAKASPVGQLAVAFVCGGLAFPMYSLCVAHTNDALEPRQMVAASSNLVLAFGFGAAIGPSLAAAVMGAVGPDGFFWYLGTVHAAIGCFALYRMTRRSAVPLDEQGLCVPVGSAASRVAMAMVQETVVGQADEGSAQPPVVVAAAQGDGKG from the coding sequence ATGAGAACGGTGGTCAAGACGACGGGAGCGCTGCTGCTCAGCATGGGCCTGCTGATGCTGGGCAATGGCCTGCAGGGCTCGCTGATCGGGCTGCGTGCCTCGCTGGAGGGGTTCTCCACGCAGATCGCCGGCCTGCTGATGAGCGGCTACTTTCTCGGTTTCCTCGCCGGCTCGACGCTGACCTCCAGGATAGTGGCGCAGGTCGGCCACATCCGGGTGTTCGCCGCACTGGCCTCGCTGGCCTCGAGCATGGTGCTGCTGCACCCGGTGTTCATCGACCCCTGGCTGTGGTTCGGCATGCGCCTGGTCAGCGGCTTCTGCATCGCCGGGCTGTTCATCGTCGCCGAGAGCTGGCTCAACGACAGCGCCAGCAACGCTACGCGCGGGCAGTTGCTGTCGCTCTACATGGTGATCACCACCGGCGCGATGGCCTGTGGCCAACTGCTGTTGAACCTGGCCGACCCCGCCAGCTATGAGCTGTTCATCCTGATTTCGGTGCTGGTCTCCCTGGCGCTGCTGCCTATCCTGTTGAGCGTGACGCCGGCGCCGAGTTTTGCCGCCCCCGAGCACATGAGCCTGCTGCGCCTCTACCGCAGCTCGCCCCTGGGGATCGTCGGGTGCATGGGCACCGGCATGTCGATCGGCGCGATGTTCGGGATGGGGGTGATCTATGCCCAGCAGTCGGGCTTGCCGCTGAGCCAGATCGCCCTGTTCATGGGCTTGGTGTTCGTCGGTGGGGTGGTGCTGCAGTGGCCGATCGGACGGTTCTCCGACCGCCTCGACAGGCGCCGGGTCATCTTCGTCGTCACCGCCCTGGCGGCGCTGAACGCCTTGCTGGCCGTGGCGATAGCCAAGGCCTCGCCGGTGGGCCAGCTGGCCGTGGCGTTTGTCTGCGGTGGCCTGGCGTTCCCCATGTACTCCCTGTGCGTGGCGCATACCAACGATGCCCTAGAGCCCCGGCAGATGGTCGCGGCCAGCAGCAACCTGGTGCTGGCCTTCGGTTTTGGCGCCGCCATAGGGCCGAGCCTGGCCGCCGCGGTCATGGGCGCCGTGGGTCCCGATGGCTTCTTCTGGTACCTGGGCACGGTGCATGCTGCCATCGGCTGCTTCGCCCTGTACCGCATGACGCGCCGCAGCGCCGTGCCGCTGGACGAGCAGGGGCTGTGCGTACCGGTCGGCTCGGCGGCTTCCCGGGTCGCCATGGCCATGGTCCAGGAAACCGTGGTCGGTCAGGCGGATGAAGGCTCGGCGCAGCCGCCGGTCGTCGTGGCCGCGGCCCAGGGCGACGGCAAGGGATGA
- a CDS encoding DMT family transporter: MNRGIGLCLLAMLVFASQDAITKVLVQDFAVAQFIMLRYWLFLVFALGYAHLRGGIALAARTRHPWLQLLRSLLSVGEIAIFSLGLRYLGLAESHALFAVFPLLAMALAGAVLGEFIGLRRWLAAAVGFAGTLVILRPGQGLFELAALIPLSAALAFAVYNLVTRLVSREDGFTTNMLYMAAVGAVVSTVFGLQAWQPPSPGEWGLMGLLSVSGIIAHLFLVKALEYAPAGVLQPFNYSLLIFAMVIGLVVFGDFPDTWTLVGAALVVAGGCYAIGAPKLTNSSAV, translated from the coding sequence GTGAATCGAGGCATCGGCCTCTGCCTGCTGGCGATGCTGGTGTTCGCCAGCCAGGACGCCATCACCAAGGTGCTGGTGCAGGATTTCGCCGTGGCCCAGTTCATCATGCTGCGCTACTGGCTGTTTCTGGTCTTCGCCCTGGGCTATGCCCACCTGCGCGGCGGCATCGCACTGGCGGCAAGGACGCGGCACCCCTGGCTGCAACTGTTGCGCTCGCTGCTGTCGGTCGGCGAGATCGCCATCTTCAGTCTGGGCCTGCGCTATCTGGGCCTGGCCGAAAGCCATGCCTTGTTCGCGGTGTTCCCCTTGCTGGCCATGGCCTTGGCGGGGGCCGTGCTGGGCGAGTTCATCGGCCTGCGCCGCTGGCTGGCGGCGGCGGTGGGTTTTGCCGGCACCCTGGTGATTTTGCGTCCGGGGCAGGGGTTGTTCGAGCTGGCGGCGCTGATTCCGCTCTCGGCGGCGCTGGCGTTCGCGGTCTACAACCTGGTCACGCGCCTGGTCAGCCGCGAGGATGGTTTCACCACCAACATGCTGTACATGGCAGCCGTCGGCGCCGTGGTATCGACGGTATTCGGCCTCCAGGCCTGGCAGCCGCCGAGCCCTGGCGAGTGGGGGCTGATGGGCCTGCTGTCGGTGAGCGGGATAATCGCTCACCTGTTTCTGGTCAAGGCCCTGGAGTATGCACCGGCCGGGGTCCTGCAACCGTTCAATTACAGCCTGCTGATTTTCGCCATGGTCATCGGTCTGGTGGTCTTCGGGGATTTCCCCGACACCTGGACCCTGGTCGGTGCCGCCCTGGTGGTGGCAGGCGGTTGTTACGCCATAGGTGCACCTAAGTTAACCAACTCATCGGCCGTCTGA
- a CDS encoding NAD(P)-dependent oxidoreductase yields the protein MKIAFIGLGNMGAPMAANLVRAGFDLNVHDVDRSKAEPLLQAGAHWADSIQAAVSEADVVMTSLPSPAIIKQVASGADGLIALMRQGAIWIELSTNNLEVWREVRALADAKQIRTLDAPISGGAEGAAAGTLTVLVGGDQATFEQCQPIFAAIGKRIDYLGEAGAGYVAKIAQVVLCYLHSVALSEALMLGVKGGVPADKMLAIIQNSTGRSYVADRYGPSILNGDYDPTFELGLALKDMRLTLELAGQVSAQLPMCEQVEKVYAQAVEQFGGKAPHLMAVKLLEQANDKPLRG from the coding sequence ATGAAAATCGCTTTTATTGGTCTGGGTAACATGGGCGCGCCGATGGCCGCCAATCTGGTCAGGGCCGGCTTCGATCTGAACGTCCATGACGTCGACCGCAGCAAGGCCGAACCTCTGCTGCAGGCCGGCGCGCATTGGGCCGACAGCATTCAGGCTGCCGTCAGCGAAGCCGACGTGGTGATGACCTCGCTGCCATCGCCGGCCATCATCAAGCAGGTTGCCAGCGGGGCGGACGGGCTGATCGCCCTGATGCGCCAGGGTGCGATCTGGATCGAGCTGAGTACCAACAACCTGGAGGTCTGGCGCGAGGTGCGTGCCCTGGCCGATGCCAAGCAGATCCGCACCCTCGATGCGCCGATCTCCGGCGGTGCCGAAGGCGCGGCCGCCGGCACCCTGACCGTGCTGGTCGGTGGCGATCAGGCCACCTTCGAGCAGTGCCAGCCGATCTTCGCCGCCATCGGCAAGCGCATCGACTACCTGGGCGAGGCCGGCGCCGGCTACGTCGCCAAGATCGCCCAGGTGGTGCTCTGCTACCTGCACTCGGTGGCCCTGTCCGAGGCCCTGATGCTCGGCGTCAAGGGCGGCGTGCCGGCAGACAAGATGCTCGCCATCATCCAGAACAGCACCGGGCGCAGCTACGTCGCCGATCGCTATGGCCCGAGCATCCTCAACGGCGACTACGATCCGACCTTCGAACTGGGCCTGGCCCTCAAGGACATGCGCCTGACCCTGGAGCTGGCCGGTCAGGTTTCGGCGCAGCTGCCGATGTGCGAGCAGGTCGAGAAGGTCTACGCCCAGGCGGTCGAGCAGTTCGGCGGCAAGGCGCCGCACCTGATGGCGGTCAAGCTGCTGGAGCAGGCCAACGACAAGCCGCTGCGGGGCTAG
- a CDS encoding ABC transporter substrate-binding protein encodes MNTRVKKLPLLVAALISAGALSAQAACPLDERIQIADMSWASASAIAHIESKILQLGYDCKTELVPLETVTAATTMVNKGRPHIAPEVWSSNIATLLEEGEKKGTISIAGKVFASGGLDAWWVPRYVVEQYPDIKSVQDMARYAHLFKSQGSDKGRFYNSLPGWSNETRSTNLFRGYGLDQHYDIYSAGSGAALDSAISSNYKRKKPVFFYYWAPSAILGKYDMVQLSMNDYDAANDACNAEANCPTPSAGGYPVVDVNTLVSSKLKDGAPELYQFLTKVSFENDTVNKLLAWGEDNKADPAEVAEHFLKTHQAIWTTWVPKEVSAKVIARLE; translated from the coding sequence ATGAATACACGCGTGAAAAAGCTCCCACTCCTGGTCGCTGCCTTGATCTCGGCCGGGGCGCTGAGCGCCCAGGCAGCCTGCCCCCTAGACGAAAGGATCCAGATTGCCGACATGAGCTGGGCCTCGGCCTCTGCGATTGCCCATATCGAGTCGAAAATTCTCCAGCTCGGCTACGACTGCAAGACCGAACTGGTCCCCCTCGAAACCGTCACCGCCGCCACCACCATGGTCAACAAGGGCCGCCCGCACATCGCCCCCGAGGTGTGGAGCAGCAACATCGCCACGCTGCTGGAAGAAGGCGAGAAAAAGGGCACCATCAGCATCGCCGGCAAGGTCTTCGCGAGCGGTGGCCTGGATGCCTGGTGGGTGCCCAGGTACGTGGTCGAGCAGTACCCGGACATCAAGTCCGTTCAGGACATGGCCCGCTACGCGCACCTGTTCAAGAGCCAGGGTTCGGACAAGGGACGCTTCTACAACAGCCTGCCCGGCTGGTCCAACGAAACCCGCAGTACCAACCTGTTCCGCGGTTACGGCCTGGACCAGCACTACGACATCTACTCGGCAGGCTCCGGGGCCGCGCTTGATTCGGCCATCAGCTCCAACTACAAGCGCAAGAAGCCGGTGTTCTTCTACTACTGGGCGCCGTCCGCCATTCTCGGCAAGTACGACATGGTCCAGCTGAGCATGAACGACTACGATGCGGCGAACGACGCCTGCAACGCCGAGGCCAATTGCCCGACGCCCAGCGCTGGCGGTTATCCGGTGGTGGATGTCAACACGCTGGTCTCGAGCAAGCTCAAGGATGGTGCGCCGGAGCTCTACCAGTTCCTGACCAAGGTCAGCTTCGAGAATGACACGGTCAACAAGCTGCTGGCCTGGGGCGAGGACAACAAAGCCGATCCTGCAGAAGTCGCCGAACACTTCCTGAAGACTCATCAAGCCATCTGGACGACCTGGGTACCGAAGGAGGTCTCCGCCAAGGTCATCGCTCGCCTCGAGTAA
- a CDS encoding aconitase X, whose translation MVQLSEYDKRLLSGAEGKAKRLAMQMMVKAAEAMGAERLVDVSMAHVNSCFYSGKVGLDFAEFLLADGVKVAVPTKTNVGLVDLLHPELRPEKASTEEVQGARRLMKIYEQLGCEVVWTCAPYQHKVRPKLGDQIVGSESNAVAFYNSVIGARTNKYGDFLDICAAITGRVPYAGLHRDECRKGEILFSLAGVPRKLLEQDIFYHVLGIVLGREAGSSVPVIEGLPAATSEDQLKAISAAGAASGAVALFHAVGITPEATSLSDAFHGQQPDRVVEVTPQMLIQARDALTTTAAGSVSAVCLGTPHFSFTEFERLTPLLSGRRVHADLGLYVSTSRYVLAQVREQGWLAQLEQAGVKIVVDTCTYFTPVVNGIKGRVMTNSGKWAYYAPGILDVDVVFGSLEECVESAVSGEVWRDERLWSGDFWGAATCQ comes from the coding sequence ATGGTGCAGCTGAGTGAATATGACAAGCGCCTGCTGTCAGGCGCCGAGGGCAAGGCCAAGCGGCTGGCCATGCAGATGATGGTCAAAGCTGCAGAGGCGATGGGGGCCGAGCGACTGGTCGATGTGTCCATGGCCCATGTCAACAGCTGCTTCTACAGCGGCAAGGTCGGGCTGGATTTTGCCGAGTTTCTCTTGGCGGACGGCGTCAAGGTGGCGGTGCCAACCAAGACCAATGTCGGCCTTGTAGATTTGCTGCACCCCGAGCTGCGCCCGGAGAAGGCCAGCACCGAAGAGGTGCAGGGCGCTCGTCGCCTGATGAAGATCTACGAACAACTGGGCTGCGAAGTAGTGTGGACCTGCGCGCCCTATCAGCACAAAGTGCGGCCCAAGCTGGGCGACCAGATCGTCGGTTCGGAATCCAACGCCGTGGCCTTCTACAACTCGGTGATTGGCGCCAGAACCAACAAGTACGGTGACTTCCTCGACATCTGTGCCGCGATCACCGGCCGAGTCCCCTATGCCGGTTTGCACCGTGACGAATGCCGCAAAGGAGAGATTCTGTTCAGCCTTGCAGGGGTTCCCCGGAAGCTGCTGGAGCAGGACATCTTCTACCACGTACTCGGCATCGTGCTGGGACGTGAAGCCGGCAGCAGTGTACCGGTGATCGAGGGCTTGCCGGCCGCGACCAGCGAGGATCAGCTCAAGGCGATCTCGGCGGCCGGAGCGGCCTCGGGCGCGGTCGCCCTGTTCCATGCCGTCGGCATCACGCCGGAGGCTACCAGCCTGAGCGATGCCTTCCACGGCCAGCAGCCGGACCGGGTCGTAGAGGTGACGCCACAGATGCTGATCCAGGCGCGCGATGCCCTGACCACCACGGCCGCTGGCAGCGTCAGTGCCGTGTGCCTGGGAACGCCGCATTTTTCCTTCACCGAGTTCGAGCGCCTCACGCCACTGCTGTCGGGTCGCCGGGTGCATGCTGATCTCGGACTGTACGTCTCGACCAGTCGTTACGTGTTGGCGCAAGTGCGTGAACAGGGTTGGCTCGCGCAGCTCGAGCAGGCCGGGGTAAAGATCGTGGTCGATACCTGCACTTACTTCACCCCGGTGGTCAACGGCATCAAGGGCCGGGTGATGACCAATTCGGGCAAGTGGGCCTACTACGCCCCCGGCATTCTCGATGTGGATGTGGTCTTTGGCAGCCTCGAAGAGTGCGTGGAGTCAGCGGTGAGTGGTGAGGTCTGGCGCGACGAGCGCCTGTGGAGCGGTGATTTCTGGGGGGCGGCGACATGTCAATGA
- a CDS encoding RNA polymerase sigma factor: MDEALRTRLEDTYRAESRRVLATLIRLLGDFDLAEEALHEAFRAALEQWPRDGVPANPRAWLVSAGRFKAIDNLRRQRRFQPLDERHEAVAAAAVEEAEGVEDDRLRLIFTCCHPALSADAQVALCLREICDLTTEEIARAYLSTPSTLAQRIVRAKAKIRDARIPYEVPGRGELAARLEAVLRVIYLVFNEGYFASCGDSLTRGQLSAEAIRLGRLLLELLPEPEVMGLLALMLLHEARCPARLSASGEPVLLEEQDRALWDAGLIAEGQALVLQALRSRRFGPYSLQAAIAAVHAEAPSMAATDWAQIVGLYDALLQASPSPVIELNRAVALAMRDGPRAGLAPIEAILQRGELTDYHLAHAALADLHRRLGQWPQAREAYRRALALARQAPDRVFLERRLRELAEEPLG, from the coding sequence ATGGACGAGGCGCTACGTACCCGGCTCGAGGACACCTACCGCGCCGAGTCGCGGCGGGTGCTGGCCACCCTGATCCGCCTGCTGGGCGATTTCGACCTGGCCGAGGAGGCCCTGCACGAGGCGTTCCGCGCCGCCCTGGAGCAGTGGCCGCGCGATGGCGTGCCGGCCAATCCGCGGGCCTGGCTGGTGTCCGCCGGGCGCTTCAAGGCGATCGACAACCTGCGCCGCCAGCGGCGCTTCCAGCCCCTCGACGAGCGGCACGAGGCGGTGGCCGCTGCGGCGGTCGAGGAGGCCGAGGGGGTCGAGGACGACCGCCTGCGGCTGATCTTCACCTGCTGCCACCCGGCCCTCTCGGCCGATGCCCAGGTGGCCCTGTGCCTGCGCGAGATCTGCGACCTGACCACCGAGGAGATCGCCCGCGCCTACCTCAGCACGCCCAGCACCCTGGCCCAGCGCATCGTCCGCGCCAAGGCGAAGATCCGCGACGCGCGCATCCCCTACGAGGTGCCGGGACGCGGCGAGCTGGCGGCGCGCCTGGAAGCGGTGCTGCGGGTGATCTACCTGGTGTTCAACGAGGGCTATTTCGCCAGCTGCGGCGACTCGCTGACCCGCGGCCAGCTGTCGGCCGAGGCCATCCGCCTGGGGCGGTTGCTGCTCGAACTGCTGCCCGAGCCCGAGGTCATGGGCCTGCTGGCGCTGATGCTGCTGCACGAGGCTCGTTGCCCGGCGCGCCTCTCGGCCAGTGGCGAGCCGGTGCTGCTGGAGGAGCAGGACCGTGCGCTGTGGGACGCCGGGCTGATCGCCGAGGGCCAGGCGCTGGTGCTGCAGGCCCTGCGCTCGCGGCGTTTCGGCCCTTACAGCCTGCAGGCCGCGATCGCCGCGGTACACGCCGAGGCGCCAAGCATGGCGGCCACCGACTGGGCGCAGATAGTCGGGCTGTATGACGCGCTGCTGCAGGCCTCGCCCTCGCCGGTGATCGAGCTCAACCGGGCGGTCGCCCTGGCCATGCGCGACGGCCCGCGGGCCGGCCTGGCGCCCATCGAGGCCATACTGCAGCGCGGCGAGCTGACCGACTATCACCTGGCCCACGCCGCCCTTGCCGACCTGCACCGGCGCCTGGGCCAGTGGCCGCAGGCGCGCGAGGCCTATCGTCGCGCCCTGGCGCTGGCCCGACAGGCCCCGGACCGGGTATTCCTCGAGCGCCGCCTGCGCGAATTGGCCGAGGAGCCGCTAGGGTAA